From the Lancefieldella sp. Marseille-Q7238 genome, one window contains:
- the asnS gene encoding asparagine--tRNA ligase — MERTKIATLYADAQQLGGSHVTVAGWVRSVRDMKNFGFVTLNDGSCFKDLQVVMNRETCANYDDVASCGVGAALIIDGVLELTPERPQPIELQAHTIEIEGASSPEYPMQKKRQSLEYLRTQQHLRPRTNLFRAVFRVRSVAAYAIHKFFQDRGFVYVNTPIITTSDAEGAGEMFQVTTLDLANVPHTDAGQVDYGQDFFNTSAHLTVSGQLQAENFAMAFGDVYTFGPTFRAENSNTRRHAAEFWMIEPEMAFCDLAQDMDVAEAMLQYVISYVLEHCADELDMLNKFVDKGLLERLRHVATSEFARVSYTNAISILEDALSQGEKFDYPVKWGIDLQTEHERYLTEKHFKKPIFVTDYPAEIKAFYMRTNDDGKTVAAADCLVPGIGEIIGGSQREERLDVLEQRIKDLGMDPEQYKYYLDLRRYGSCTHAGFGLGFERLVMYLTGVDNIRDVIPHPRTVGNAEF; from the coding sequence GTGGAACGCACCAAAATTGCAACGCTGTATGCCGACGCGCAGCAGCTTGGCGGCTCGCACGTTACTGTCGCCGGCTGGGTCCGCTCGGTACGGGATATGAAGAACTTCGGCTTTGTTACGCTTAATGATGGAAGCTGCTTCAAAGACTTGCAGGTTGTTATGAATCGCGAGACGTGCGCCAATTATGATGATGTAGCGTCATGCGGTGTTGGCGCGGCGTTAATCATTGATGGCGTCTTAGAATTGACCCCTGAGCGTCCTCAACCTATTGAGCTGCAAGCTCACACCATAGAGATTGAAGGAGCATCAAGTCCTGAGTATCCTATGCAGAAAAAGCGCCAGTCGCTTGAGTATCTGCGTACCCAGCAGCATCTTCGTCCGCGCACTAACCTTTTCCGCGCGGTGTTTCGCGTGCGTTCGGTGGCGGCGTATGCCATTCACAAGTTCTTTCAGGACCGCGGTTTTGTCTACGTTAATACGCCCATCATTACGACCTCCGATGCTGAGGGCGCGGGCGAGATGTTTCAGGTGACTACGCTTGACCTCGCGAATGTCCCGCATACCGACGCCGGGCAGGTCGACTACGGACAGGATTTCTTTAACACCTCAGCCCACCTGACGGTTTCCGGCCAGTTGCAGGCTGAAAACTTCGCTATGGCCTTTGGTGATGTTTATACCTTTGGTCCTACGTTTCGCGCTGAGAATTCCAACACGCGTCGTCACGCGGCGGAGTTTTGGATGATCGAGCCCGAGATGGCCTTCTGCGATTTGGCGCAGGATATGGATGTGGCGGAGGCCATGCTTCAATACGTAATCTCGTATGTGCTTGAGCACTGCGCCGATGAGCTTGATATGCTCAACAAGTTCGTGGACAAGGGGCTGCTTGAGCGCCTGCGCCATGTGGCTACCTCAGAGTTTGCTCGTGTGTCGTATACCAACGCCATTTCCATTCTTGAAGACGCACTTTCGCAGGGCGAGAAGTTCGACTATCCCGTTAAGTGGGGCATTGACCTGCAAACTGAGCATGAACGCTATCTGACGGAAAAGCATTTCAAAAAGCCAATCTTTGTAACGGATTATCCGGCTGAGATTAAAGCGTTTTATATGCGCACAAATGATGATGGCAAAACGGTAGCCGCTGCTGATTGCTTAGTTCCCGGTATTGGTGAGATCATCGGTGGCTCACAGCGCGAGGAGCGCTTGGACGTGCTTGAACAGCGCATCAAGGACTTGGGCATGGATCCTGAACAGTACAAGTACTATCTTGATTTGCGCCGTTACGGTTCCTGCACGCATGCCGGTTTTGGCTTGGGCTTTGAGCGCTTGGTCATGTATCTTACGGGTGTCGACAATATCCGAGATGTTATTCCGCATCCGCGCACTGTTGGTAATGCGGAGTTTTAG
- the pyrE gene encoding orotate phosphoribosyltransferase yields MENYKQEFIEFMVKSDVLKFGEFTLKSGRTSPFFMNAGAYVTGNQLHKLGLYYARAIHDNFGLDFDVVFGPAYKGIPLAVITAMGLQELYGKEVRYCSNRKELKDHGADAGMLLGAELHDGDKVVMVEDVTTSGKSIEETYPLITSIANVEVIGLMVSLDRMEVGKSGTVAALREVSERYGFPTAAIVNMAEVTEALYLHTVDGCVVIDDTLKAALDAYYAQYGVK; encoded by the coding sequence ATGGAAAACTACAAGCAAGAGTTCATTGAGTTCATGGTTAAGAGCGACGTACTTAAGTTTGGTGAGTTTACGCTTAAGAGCGGACGTACGTCTCCCTTTTTCATGAATGCAGGCGCTTATGTTACGGGCAATCAGCTCCACAAGCTGGGGCTTTATTACGCTCGCGCCATCCACGACAACTTCGGCCTAGATTTTGACGTCGTTTTCGGACCGGCCTACAAGGGTATTCCTTTAGCCGTCATCACCGCCATGGGTCTGCAGGAACTCTACGGCAAAGAGGTTCGCTACTGCTCAAACCGCAAGGAGCTCAAAGACCACGGCGCCGATGCGGGCATGCTTTTGGGCGCCGAACTTCACGATGGCGATAAGGTCGTCATGGTGGAAGACGTCACCACTTCCGGCAAGTCTATCGAAGAGACCTATCCGCTGATTACATCCATTGCAAACGTCGAGGTCATAGGACTGATGGTGTCACTTGACCGCATGGAAGTCGGCAAGAGCGGTACTGTTGCCGCGCTCCGAGAGGTTTCCGAGCGCTACGGATTTCCCACCGCCGCTATCGTGAATATGGCTGAGGTGACCGAAGCGCTCTATCTTCATACCGTTGACGGTTGCGTCGTGATTGACGACACGCTGAAAGCTGCTCTTGACGCCTACTACGCGCAGTACGGCGTGAAGTAG